Proteins from one Aspergillus nidulans FGSC A4 chromosome VIII genomic window:
- a CDS encoding FAD-dependent oxidoreductase (transcript_id=CADANIAT00002583), whose translation MRIIIIGGGISGCAVYLQLKKHLPQANTSSQQEIIIYEAYDTGIDTKDENCDGQPHSSTLVVGGGLGLFPNGLKVLERLDEDILRDIVCGGYVIAHQNMKSKNGTLLLRMDPSSDPDPSRDGKRMHLLGISRHSLWSNLRRRVPSCDIQTKRVSKVVANEHGSNVVYFANGSPPVEADLVIGADGVKGITKQALFPNQQICKPEYQGLVGVGGFISTKEVQGLVEKGSMNLVFGGNGFFGYFYSNSASSAQQMGSAYDISEPGETLAWWSTYAVDECPDPKSLDMDAVAKQLRERHAQWKDPVIQKILPSLQVRSMYPTWTTPQLPTWEKNGVVLIGDAAHALPSTSGQGSSQALEDAEAFAVLLSHTLRGVYKKDSADAITKKEAITTAAKQYEAIRYPRVQEILENAQRMQNSKRDMGPIADWLLLANISRMFPEYIVAFPEEGD comes from the exons ATGAGGATCATCATTATCGGAGGCGGCATCTCTGGCTGCGCAGTATATCTCCAACTCAAAAAGCATCTCCCCCAGGCCAATACATCCTCTCAGCAGGAGATAATCATCTACGAAGCTTACGACACAGGGATAGACACAAAGGATGAAAACTGCGATGGTCAACCCCATTCCTCCACGCTAGTCGTCGGCGGCGGACTCGGGCTCTTCCCCAACGGCCTCAAAGTTCTGGAACGGTTGGATGAGGACATCCTCCGTGATATTGTTTGCGGCGGATATGTTATCGCGCACCAGAATATGAAATCAAAGAATGGAACATTACTTCTAAGAATGGATCCTAGTTCGGATCCTGACCCATCGCGGGACGGAAAACGCATGCATCTGCTTGGGATAAGCCGACATTCATTGTGGAGTAACTTGCGAAGAAGGGTCCCAAGTTGTGATATACAAACGAAGCGGGTGTCGAAGGTTGTCGCGAACGAGCATGGAAGCAATGTGGTTTACTTTGCGAACGGGAGTCCGCCTGTTGAGGCAGACCTGGTCATTGGTGCCGATGGAGTTAAAGGGATCACGAAACAGGCCTTGTTCCCCAACCAGCAGATATGCAAGCCCGAATACCA GGGCCTTGTTGGTGTTGGCGGCTTTATCTCTACGAAAGAAGTACAAGGTCTGGTCGAAAAGGGCTCGATGAACCTGGTCTTTGGCGGCAATGGGTTCTTCGGGTACTTTTACTCAAACAGCGCCTCGTCCGCACAGCAGATGGGCTCAGCATACGACATTTCCGAGCCTGGAGAGACCTTGGCATGGTGGTCAACATACGCCGTCGACGAATGTCCCGACCCTAAGTCCCTGGACATGGACGCCGTGGCAAAACAACTACGCGAGAGACATGCGCAGTGGAAAGACCCGGTCATTCAGAAGATTCTGCCTTCGTTACAGGTTAGGAGCATGTACCCAACATGGACGACCCCTCAACTTCCCACGTGGGAGAAAAACGGCGTTGTCCTAATTGGCGACGCAGCGCATGCCCTCCCATCTACATCAGGCCAAGGCTCCTCGCAGGCCCTGGAAGATGCTGAGGCGTTTGCCGTACTGCTTAGCCATACTCTCCGTGGTGTATATAAGAAGGACTCTGCAGACGCTATCACAAAAAAGGAGGCCATCACGACGGCTGCGAAGCAGTATGAGGCGATTCGCTACCCCCGAGTGCAGGAGATTTTAGAAAATGCACAGCGGATGCAGAATAGCAAGCGGGATATGGGCCCTATAGCTGA CTGGCTTCTGCTTGCTAACATTTCTAGGATGTTTCCCGAATATATTGTCGCGTTTCCAGAAGAAGGTGATTAA
- a CDS encoding MFS transporter (transcript_id=CADANIAT00002584) yields the protein MKVWIINQSARTPSYLRAQSYLQYRRIGQAVRKQLSEHPEWTLNAQQRRDDLTTSIQNNGVADDKPSSLRPLSLPPGVKQKEIIDANGVSRTVLVVGWESHQDPTNPHNYSLATRITATLIVSALGFAVGAASSIESAVLPQNSAALGVSEVVASLATGIYLLGFAAGSLVSGPLSEIVGRNAVYLASLTLFMIFIMASGLAPNIGAQLAFRFLAGVFGCPPLTCAGGTIADLWNPLEKTLTFPLYAITSFGGPVLGPLIASYMGQGTLSWRWTNWIMLIMSGLVMALIVLLQPETYGPLLLKWKAKHYRKLTGDNRYRSEMDMQKIALFSRITNACIRQFTLTVHEPIILFIALYMTVIYIVLFTFFDGYPFIFEEVYGVSQGITNVIWIAMYVGIALASLWVPVVYSWTKKEFAAVSTCPMTEGSLEGNATETEGSSSDDESSRKSHPTRPENRLWFAMLGAPLIPIGLFWMGWTDYKSISIWSPIIASAIFGFGTITVFISSYMYVIDSYDTYAASALGFMTVSRYCAAGGMTVAGIPFYSNMGVHYTLTILACISVAMTPLPYVFWKFGHIIRGWSKFAVNA from the exons ATGAAGGTGTGGATTATCAATCAATCGGCACGAACACCATCGTATCTCCGAGCTCAG TCATACCTCCAGTACCGCCGCATCGGCCAGGCCGTTCGTAAACAGCTATCCGAGCATCCAGAATGGACACTCAACGCACAGCAACGAAGAGATGACCTCACTACATCGATCCAGAACAATGGAGTAGCTGATGACAAACCATCAAGCTTGCGACCACTTTCCCTCCCACCAGGCGTCAAGCAAAAGGAGATCATCGACGCCAATGGGGTCTCAAGGACCGTCCTTGTCGTGGGCTGGGAGAGCCATCAGGACCCCACAAACCCGCACAATTATAGCCTGGCGACCCGTATTACCGCTACGTTGATAGTATCAGCACTAGGATTTGCCGTTGGTGCGGCGTCGTCGATAGAGTCAGCCGTCCTGCCTCAGAACAGCGCAGCACTTGGTGTCAGTGAAGTGGTTGCTTCGCTAGCAACTGGAATATACCTTCTCGGTTTCGCTGCGGGCTCTCTGGTGTCTGGGCCTTTGTCAGAAATCGTGGGCCGCAATGCTGTCTATCTCGCCTCGCTTACTCttttcatgatcttcatcatggCAAGTGGCCTTGCTCCTAACATCGGCGCGCAACTGGCCTTCCGTTTTCTTGCCGGTGTCTTTGGCTGTCCACCTCTTACCTGCGCCGGTGGCACAATTGCTGACTTATGGAACCCGCTGGAGAAAACCCTCACATTTCCTTTATATGCTATTACTTCTTTCGGCGGCCCTGTTTTGGGGCCACTTATAGCCTCCTATATGGGCCAGGGCACGCTTTCTTGGCGATGGACGAATTGGATCATGCTGATCATGTCTGGCCTCGTTATGGCGCTGATCGTCCTGTTGCAACCAGAGACCTACGGGCCTCTCTTGCTGAAATGGAAAGCTAAGCACTACCGCAAACTTACCGGCGACAATCGCTACCGATCTGAGATGGATATGCAAAAGATTGCGCTCTTTTCGCGCATTACCAATGCCTGTATACGCCAGTTTACGCTTACCGTCCACGAACCCATCATTCTGTTCATCGCGCTCTACATGACTGTGATATACATCGTGTTGTTTACATTCTTTGACGGTTACCCGTTCATCTTCGAAGAGGTCTACGGGGTAAGTCAGGGGATTACGAATGTCATTTGGATTGCGATGTATGTAGGTATTGCACTGGCCTCGTTATGGGTGCCTGTTGTCTATTCGTGGACCAAGAAGGAGTTTGCTGCCGTCAGTACCTGTCCCATGACGGAAGGCTCTTTGGAAGGCAATGCGACTGAGACTGAGGGTTCAAGCTCCGACGAcgaaagcagcaggaaaTCTCACCCCACCCGACCTGAAAATAGACTTTGGTTTGCAATGCTTGGTGCTCCATTGATTCCAATTGGTTTATTCTGGATGGGTTGGACTGACTAT AAATCAATCTCAATCTGGTCCCCCATTATCGCCTCGGCCATCTTCGGCTTCGGAACTATCACCGTCTTCATATCGAGCTACATGTATGTCATCGACTCATACGACACGTATGCTGCATCTGCACTGGGGTTTATGACGGTCTCACGGTACTGCGCAGCCGGGGGAATGACTGTTGCCGGGATTCCGTTCTACTCGAACATGGGCGTTCATTACACGTTGACGATTCTGGCATGCATCAGTGTGGCAATGACACCGCTTCCGTATGTGTTTTGGAAGTTTGGGCATATTATCAGGGGGTGGTCTAAGTTTGCTGTTAATGCCTAG
- a CDS encoding uncharacterized protein (transcript_id=CADANIAT00002585), whose product MRWLGGSWGSSRRRGRGSHTSTRRTGDRAYFRGSDQWVNWMGVLFGFGWGFLTLLAVCNIVCPVREP is encoded by the exons ATGAGATGGTTGGGAGGAAGTTGGGGGAGTTCGCGCC GACGCGGAAGAGGTTCACATACAAGCACTCGAAGAACAGGTGATCGGGCTTATTTTCGTGGAAGCGATCAATGGGTGAATTGGATGGGTGTCTTATTTGGTTTTGGCTGGGGTTTTCTTACTTTACTAGCGGTTTGCAACATTGTCTGTCCCGTCCGTGAGCCTTGA